The Mustela nigripes isolate SB6536 chromosome 6, MUSNIG.SB6536, whole genome shotgun sequence DNA window aaaaaaaaaaaaacctgcaatcTAGACTCTCTGCCATGTGAGATTAGAGGTGTTCCAGAGTTTAAAGAAAACTAGATGCCTGTGCAAAGGTCTCCAGTTCCATTGCTGTAAAGGAAGCGTAGAACATAAACATCTCAGACTGTTAAGGTCTCCTGCTAAAATCCCTGAGAAAGACTCAAGCAGTTGcacacaaagagaaaggaaacattcctctttttattatgtttttatgtgtattaCCTAGTACATTTTAAATCCAGGGAAGATCTTAGACATTTAATGGAAAAGATAGTTAGGTACTGTTCAAGCACTATCATGAACATTTCAAACTGGGCCATTAGACTAGTTGCTTCAGAACAATTTTGATCTTCATAGAAGTGAACGATATCCATGACCAGCTAATGAAATAGCTATTTTGCTTAACAATCAAAGAGCCCTCTACATCCTAAATCATCATTAAAACTGTAACCTAAACAAGCACACGTGTTGCAGAGTtgatttagaaaagagaaaaaaatgaatagtccTTTCATTCGGCAAAGGCTGAGGTATCACAGAATAATTTCCTCCCTGTTATTGTCCTTCACCCATGTTCATGATCTGCTATTTTCCCACTATACTCTTAATTTAAgattaagataaatgaaaaattctaaatatctCAACTTTATATTCTACAATGATTTCAGCATATTAACAGTCTGTGTTATATTTCACCATGCattgcccttttatttttttgttcaggACAATAACATCCAAATCTAGAGAATACAAGGATGCCCAACATGTCACAGCCAGCCTTCTGCAAAGCACAGGAAGCCAGCTGCAAGcaagaaaatgctttctttttgaaaagataattccTCCAGACTTTGCAGTAACCATttcttaaagaaggaaataagagtTTGTGGTCAagttaaaccatttttttttctaggctgTTAAGAAGAGAAACACAGGTCAAAAGGAAAACCACCCCAGTCTTCACTTTATACACATGATGTTCCCCCACCACTAATTTCTGTTCTAACCTGCCCAGCTGTTAAGTCTACTATTCCACCATTTCAGCAGAAGAATTTTCCAAGAGCATGTTTCAGGAATTCTGAACCTGTGGTCTGTCTGATTCTTTACACTTGCAAGCTGCTCTATCTCATTAAAACATGGATTAATTGAGCTTTCTAATAACTGGAAGTAGTAGTTGAAGTTTCCATGTTGTAACTAGTTGGGAGTTCTTAAAATTGCCTACACTTACCTCAAATTCATCAAAAATAGTGTCTTTTAGCTGCAGTATTATGTACAAAATCCCATGGATGCAAAATGCCAAGAATGTTTCAACTAAATTATCTGGTAGAGCACTTGTTTTTCAACCATTCTTATTCATTATTCTTTAACCATCTTATTCTATACCCATCACAAGaatagaatttgaaaaataatgaaatttgctCATTTGTAATGTTGACTCTGCGTAGTCAGAAGGCATGATTGCTTCAGTCTCTGAGAAATACATCCAATCTATATCATGTAAACCTACTTAATTTAACTTACATtgatttatgtgtatttatatagcATATGAAGAAAGATGGGACACATACAGTCCTGTAATGTGAAGAGCGAGAAAAGTAAGGAATTTTCCCagtatctgtttaaaaaaaatagagaaaagcaaaataaccCCAAACCCTATCCAGTGGTGacactgaattttgttttattacatcCAAACACCAAAATCtaaaaatgcttcattttttaaaactcatataCCAAGGGACTCAAACATATACTGGGataccaatgttcatagcagcattattcccaatagtcaaaaggtggaaacaatgcaagtgtccatcaacagatgaatgaattatttaaatgtggcatatacaatataacaatattattcattcattaaaagatgaaattctaatatatgctacaacatgggtaaaccttaaaaatgttaatgctaagttaaataagccagacacaaaggacaaatattctatgattccattCATCTGAGGTACACAGAATACACAAATTTATATAAGTggcaaatataatataatttacaagggactggaggaaggagggaatggggagttattatttaatgggtatagaatCTAtatttgggatgatgaaaaagttctagaaatagtGATGATGATTGCACAATACTGTGAATGTACTCAATGCTATTGAATTGtccacttaaaaatagttaaaatgattttaaaatgcctttaatgaagtattttattattatttccaaggCAAAAAGTAAACATCATATGCCTGTGTAAAGCATCTGAAAAGACATAATACAAAAGGGGTTCACATTAACCCCTGCGTAGTGATgcaacataaatattttcttgttacCAGGCCACACTAATCACAATAGTTTCTCATTCTTTGGACATTAGGAATAGACttgaacatttttggaaaattgtCAATAATACCTTATACTACTTTGAACCATTAAATATGATCTTTGAATCAATCATATGTTGGCTAAATGTGTAGGATGTGCTTTTTCATGGTTACCATGGAAACTCTGTAGTCATGGCATTATGAGGAGACTACAAGGGCACCAGAGAGTATACAATAAAAGTTAACTTAATTCATGGTTTACAGTTTCTTCCAGCTGTCTCCCTTTGAGATTATCATGTTTACATTGGGAGTATAAACATACAACCAAAAGGTCTCTGATAACTATAGCCAATAAGCTATCTCACGAATATTAGACTTCCAACCTCTTTTCCTCAAAGACTTGGATAGAAACACATGAAGGAAGTGGCATGTAAGCTTCAGGTGTTTTCAATTATTTCCCTCATATGAACAAAGATTTTCTAATGCAAAACATGTTTCAGCTCAAATAGTTTTCCTTAAAGATTGTGTAGTTTCAGAAGAATTTCATCTATATACTCCTAATCCATTGACACTTCATCAATGTAATATCTCCTCTGAGCTCTTCTTTAAGATCATTTCCTCTATGGGTGGTCAAAAATACAGTACTATAAAAGTATAACCTTTTGCCCctgcaagaaagagaaataaatgctcAGTGCTGGGATTTGTAGTAGATTCTTTGTCAGTTAAGTCACCACAGAGTGTTCTAGCACAATGCCCCAACTATTTTCCTATTTAAGAACTGTCAGTTTCTCTCTAGAATGGTATCAATGGGGGAAGATAAACCCACCTTTGCTGGTATAAATCATTAACTGCCAAAATGCTCAGGCAAGCCTATTCAGGGATTGCAAGGAAAGAATGTGAGTTTGGagcattttgttttcctaagtTTCTATGAGTGAAAGTGACAACATTGATCATGTAGGCTTCAGCAGCCTTACATAGCAGTGAGCTTTATCTAGGTCCAGAAATTTGCCACTTCATTATTGCCTTCTGCAAGTTAGCAGCACGACCCTGTTTATAATTACTTTATAGGAATTATGAGGATTACTTCATAAAGCATTTGAATAATGAACATTGCTAAACAATATTCACCATTTAGGGAAACAGATTCATCTACGGATGGATAAACTAGAAGAattacaatgaaaaagaaatccaaaaccCTACCTACTGCTAAATATCCTCCAAGATAGGCAAACTTAATTTTAAGCCCTACCCCAGCAcattctccccatcccctcctctttctgtctctctctcttcccctttctgcctctctctctctctcacacacacacatacattttatgattttggcaggaaataatgaaagaaattgtgaAAAGATAAACACTGTTCTAATGATGAAGTGTTTTTGGTTAATTGCCAATGAGCTTTGAAGAGTAATCCAGATTTTCAGATCAGTATCAAGGCTAGAGTTCTTTTGGGAGGTAAACTCCTGCCACTCTTGGCAGTTTATCTCAAGTCCAAGTAGAGCAGTCATTAGAATCTAACCATCTGAGCAAGTTTTAAATGTTTAGCAACAATATAACTTTGCACTTAGATAATAAAAATGGTTACCACTCatttatatttgcaaaaatacTTGTTTGAGGCTCCTCCTCGCCTGTCTTCTCCCGGCCGAACCCCGGGAGACCAGAGCGAGACGCGGGGACCATGTTCCGACGCAAGCTGACGGCCCTTGACTACCACAACCCGGCTGGTTTCAACTGCAAAGATGAAACAGAATTTAGAAACTTTATTGTTTGGCTTGAAGACCAGAAAATCAGACACTACAAGATTGAAGACAGAGGTAATTTAAGAAACATCCACAGCAGTGACTGGCCCAAGTTCTTTGAAAAGTATCTCAAAGATGTTAACTGTCCTTTCAAGATTCAAGATCGACAAGAAGCAATTGACTGGCTTCTTGGTTTAGCTGTTAGACTTGAATATGGAGATAATGCTGAAAAATACAAGGACTTGGTACCTGATAACACAAAAAATGCTGACAATGCAGCTAAAAATGCAGAGCCATTGATCAATTTGGATGTAAATAATCCTGATTTTAAGGCTGGTGTAATGGCTTTGGCTAACCTTCTTCAGATTCAGCGTCATGATGATTACCTGGTAATGCTTAAGGCAATTCGCATTTTGGTCCAGGAGCGCCTGACACAGGATGCAGTTGCTAAAGCAAATCAAACGAAAGAGGACTTGCCTGTTGCTTTAGACAAACATATTCTTGGTTTTGACACAGGAGATGCAGTTCTTAATGAAGCTGCTCAAATTCTGCGATTGCTGCATATAGAAGAGCTCAGAGAGCTACAGACAAAAATTAATGAAGCCATAGTAGCTGTTCAGGCAATTATTGCTGATCCAAAGACAGACCACAGACTGGGGAAAGTTGGAAGATGAACATTTTAGGATTTCAGCTTCTCATCTACTTAGTACAATTGGGAACCATGTATGCTCTGGCATGTGTTTGAAAATCAAATGTCACATTTTCAGGGGAAGAATCCTAGAAATTTGACTATGTTCTCAAGATTTACCatcattgctttttctttaataaagttcaggaaagtggaaaaaaaatacttgtttgaaatatatctatatagacATATTCAAGACATAGACATGCTATTTGGAATACATTACAAGACAAACTAGATATGAGTAgaaatttggtttcatttttagaGTTTCACTTtcctaatattttacttttcttatgcTAAGGACCATTTCAGTACACTGAATGCCATGGAACTACCAGCCCATAGTTCATATTTTAACAcattatgagaaaatataaaactgcTGAAAATGGCATCATTCTGCCATGTCCTATTAGTCAAAAAGTTATAGAGCCTATATTTCAGGGGAAGGGACATAGACATCACTTTTCTATAGGAGGCCTAAGAATTTTGTGgccctttttttaaaaccagcaCTATTTGTAAATCACCAGGAAAACATgtacttctttttaatttgatcttGTCTTTTTAATCTCAAGTGGTAATGTCTGCCCCAATCttggaaaataaagtatttctccTGAACCATTTGAATCTTGATATTTCAAAGCAGCACAACAGAACAGGCAAGAAACTGTGACATCCTCATCTTTACTTAGGGTATATTGtcagtttaattaaaaaaggaaaatctgtttGAAATATTGCCCTGAAACAATAATGGGCTGTAGAGATTGTAAATTACCTCTTAATTTTTGGCACCATCTTTCTAGGTCCCCTCCATGTTTCTCTCTTTAAATGACTAAAATCTATGTTGATTAactggagatatatcttgaaggGCTGGTAGTTGTCTGGCTAGTTTGCattttccaatattatttttccttgtcatgcattcttttcttttctttatttttttaagattttatttattt harbors:
- the LOC132019558 gene encoding RNA transcription, translation and transport factor protein-like, whose product is MFRRKLTALDYHNPAGFNCKDETEFRNFIVWLEDQKIRHYKIEDRGNLRNIHSSDWPKFFEKYLKDVNCPFKIQDRQEAIDWLLGLAVRLEYGDNAEKYKDLVPDNTKNADNAAKNAEPLINLDVNNPDFKAGVMALANLLQIQRHDDYLVMLKAIRILVQERLTQDAVAKANQTKEDLPVALDKHILGFDTGDAVLNEAAQILRLLHIEELRELQTKINEAIVAVQAIIADPKTDHRLGKVGR